Proteins from a genomic interval of Spea bombifrons isolate aSpeBom1 chromosome 4, aSpeBom1.2.pri, whole genome shotgun sequence:
- the LOC128491667 gene encoding olfactory receptor 6B1-like produces the protein MTSGQTKLSLRSSLVIPEVNFGRNQTTVTEFILLGFRGLQSFKIPVFLLLLIFHLVTLSGNLLIIWLVVSNKALHSPMYFFLTHLSLCDTFLTLCIVPEALWLIWHGGGTMSFLRCIVQFDCFACSEASECLLLSVMAYDRYLAICYPLHYNYLMNPVLCRTLVSISWLLSFFAVLTDTVSITQLQFCGPNTIDHFFCDFAPILELSCSDTTFVEMALFILCIPVAVFPLLVIVVSYIYIVLAVLRISSKSGRRKTFSTCSSHLTVVSIFYGTLIGIYMLPAKGKSLNVSKVLSLLYTVLTPMMNPIIYSLRNNDIHEAMKKWGLC, from the exons ATGACATCTGGACAAACCAAACTATCGCTTCGGAGCAGCCTTGTGATTCCAGAA GTAAACTTTGGGAGAAACCAGACCACAGTCACCGAGTTCATTCTCCTTGGATTTCGAGGTCTTCAAAGCTTCAAGATACCCGTCTTTCTTTTACTTCTGATTTTCCATCTTGTAACGTTATCTGGAAACCTTCTTATTATATGGTTGGTTGTATCCAACAAGGCTTTACATTCTCCGATGTACTTCTTCCTTACACACCTGTCCCTATGTGACACATTTCTCACTTTATGTATCGTACCTGAAGCCCTGTGGCTTATATGGCACGGCGGAGGGACTATGTCCTTTTTGAGGTGCATTGTTCAGTTTGATTGTTTTGCTTGCTCTGAAGCTTCAGAGTGTTTACTTTTGTCTGTAATGGCTTACGACAGATATCTGGCCATCTGTTACCCTCTGCACTATAATTATCTGATGAACCCTGTGCTTTGCCGTACGTTGGTTTCCATATCTTGGTTATTAAGTTTTTTTGCGGTGCTGACAGACACAGTCTCAATAACTCAACTTCAGTTTTGTGGACCAAATACTATTGACCATTTCTTTTGTGATTTTGCACCCATACTAGAGCTTTCTTGTTCAGATACTACTTTTGTTGAGATGGCACTTTTCATATTATGTATACCGGTGGCTGTTTTTCCACTGCTTGTTATTGTagtttcctatatatatattgtccttGCTGTACTTAGAATTTCTTCCAAAAGTGGAAGACGGAaaaccttctccacctgcagttCTCACCTGACTGTAGTCTCCATATTTTATGGGACCCTGATAGGGATTTATATGCTTCCAGCCAAAGGAAAATCATTGAATGTCAGCAAAGTCTTATCcttgctgtatacagtgttgaCTCCAATGATGAACCCGATCATCTACAGCCTGAGAAATAATGACATCCACGAAGCCATGAAAAAGTGGGGCTTATGTTAG